The following proteins are co-located in the Echinicola sp. 20G genome:
- a CDS encoding DEAD/DEAH box helicase, producing the protein MKFDDLRIIPPILKALKEKNYSEPTSIQEQAIPLILNGNDVLGCAQTGTGKTAAFAIPIIQHIHQAPYAADPWPKIRSLIVTPTRELAIQIGENIDQYAKHTKVKHAVIFGGVKQGQQVEKLKKGVHILVATPGRLLDLIDQGHISLKSIDLFVLDEADRMLDMGFINDIKKLLKILPTKRQSLFFSATMPDNILSLSKQILHQPQKVEVTPVSSTAETIQQYIYYTNKSSKKALLLHILEEEKMDQVLLFSRTKHGADRIVRDLKKKNIHAAAIHGDKAQNQRQKVLKDFKGGKIRVLVATDIAARGIDIDKLKYVINFDIPDAAETYIHRIGRSGRAGEEGIAISMSEPEENTYVKDIEKLANKRIKVIENHPFPQTEKPMTAQQRKEFNKEKQKRKQEFFANRKKKQGGGSGRR; encoded by the coding sequence ATGAAATTTGACGACCTGAGGATCATTCCTCCTATATTAAAAGCATTAAAAGAAAAAAACTATTCCGAGCCTACTTCAATCCAAGAGCAGGCCATTCCATTGATCCTAAATGGAAATGATGTCTTGGGATGTGCGCAAACCGGGACCGGGAAAACCGCCGCTTTTGCGATTCCAATTATCCAACACATCCATCAAGCACCCTATGCGGCTGACCCCTGGCCTAAGATTCGCTCCTTAATTGTGACGCCTACCAGAGAGCTTGCCATCCAAATCGGAGAAAATATTGATCAATACGCCAAACATACCAAAGTCAAGCATGCGGTAATATTTGGTGGGGTCAAACAAGGTCAACAAGTAGAAAAACTAAAAAAAGGAGTTCACATATTGGTCGCCACCCCAGGAAGACTACTTGACCTCATTGACCAAGGACATATCAGCCTGAAATCCATCGACCTGTTTGTGCTGGATGAAGCTGACCGAATGTTGGACATGGGATTTATCAATGATATCAAGAAATTGTTGAAAATCTTGCCTACCAAAAGACAGTCTCTCTTCTTCTCAGCCACGATGCCGGATAATATTTTGAGCTTGTCCAAACAGATCTTGCACCAACCTCAAAAAGTAGAGGTTACCCCTGTCTCCAGTACCGCAGAGACCATTCAACAATACATTTACTACACCAACAAAAGCAGCAAAAAAGCCCTTCTTCTACATATTTTGGAAGAAGAAAAGATGGACCAAGTGTTGTTGTTCTCAAGGACCAAACATGGTGCAGATAGGATTGTCAGGGACCTTAAAAAGAAAAACATACATGCCGCAGCAATCCATGGCGACAAGGCCCAAAACCAAAGACAAAAAGTCCTCAAAGACTTTAAAGGAGGCAAAATAAGGGTATTGGTAGCCACAGACATTGCTGCCAGAGGCATTGATATCGATAAGCTTAAATATGTAATCAATTTTGACATTCCTGATGCGGCAGAAACTTACATTCACCGTATCGGCCGATCTGGTCGTGCAGGAGAGGAAGGCATTGCCATTTCCATGAGTGAGCCGGAAGAAAACACTTATGTAAAAGACATTGAAAAGCTTGCCAATAAACGCATCAAAGTCATCGAAAACCACCCTTTCCCCCAAACGGAAAAGCCGATGACTGCCCAGCAGAGGAAGGAATTCAATAAAGAAAAACAGAAACGCAAACAAGAGTTCTTTGCTAACCGCAAAAAGAAGCAGGGCGGAGGTTCTGGTAGGAGATAA
- a CDS encoding mechanosensitive ion channel family protein, with product MQQEEGDISTILSSLQESWNNFLENIPGIILGLVIIILGYLIAKKIGTLTQQKISRKSSDPLMSKFLGNAVKLGLFTLAIVWAMNIAGLGAVTTFLLTSLGASAIIIGFAFKDIGENFISGIILAFNRPFNVNDTVEIGELFGKIKSLEFRYTKLKTFDGRDVYIPNSDVLKKPVINYTEDGFFRWDFVVGIAYEDDVDRAKTIIMETVNSHPSIVQDGVHENYVAEDALATSTVNLKVFFWVNTFEFRKEAVMVKGEIIKRVKQALEANGFSLPSDIIEVKLYGSQKELPIKLLKDENGKST from the coding sequence ATGCAGCAAGAAGAAGGAGACATTTCAACCATCTTATCCTCCCTCCAAGAATCCTGGAACAATTTTTTAGAGAATATTCCTGGAATCATTCTGGGGCTTGTCATTATCATCTTGGGCTATCTCATTGCCAAAAAAATCGGTACACTCACCCAGCAAAAAATCTCCCGAAAATCCAGCGACCCTTTGATGAGTAAATTCTTGGGCAATGCGGTCAAGCTTGGTTTATTTACATTGGCAATCGTTTGGGCCATGAACATTGCCGGGCTTGGGGCTGTCACCACTTTCTTGCTGACCTCCTTGGGAGCTTCTGCGATTATCATTGGCTTTGCTTTCAAAGACATCGGTGAAAATTTCATCAGTGGCATCATCCTCGCTTTTAACCGTCCCTTCAATGTCAACGATACGGTAGAAATCGGTGAACTCTTTGGCAAAATCAAATCACTGGAATTCCGGTACACTAAACTAAAGACCTTTGATGGCCGTGATGTTTATATTCCCAATAGTGATGTGCTCAAAAAACCAGTTATCAACTACACTGAGGATGGTTTTTTCAGATGGGATTTTGTGGTGGGCATTGCCTATGAAGATGACGTGGATCGAGCCAAAACCATCATCATGGAAACTGTCAACAGCCATCCTTCCATTGTGCAGGATGGTGTCCATGAAAATTACGTCGCAGAAGATGCCTTGGCCACCAGCACTGTAAACCTCAAAGTCTTTTTTTGGGTGAACACTTTTGAATTCAGAAAAGAGGCCGTTATGGTCAAAGGAGAAATCATCAAGCGTGTCAAACAGGCATTAGAGGCCAATGGATTCTCGCTGCCAAGCGATATTATTGAAGTGAAATTATACGGCAGTCAAAAAGAGCTGCCTATCAAGCTGCTGAAAGACGAAAACGGCAAGTCAACTTAA
- a CDS encoding ribulokinase: MSENFVIGLDYGSDSVRAVIVNTANGEVKASHVFWYPRWKEGKYCDPVHNQFRQHPLDHQEGLEETITQVVKESAVPASQIKGICVDTTGSSPMAVDSKGKPLAFTPAFAENPNAMMVLWKDHTAIKEADEINELARTWGGEDYTKYEGGIYSSEWFWAKILHVIREDEAVAKAAYSWMEHCDVITAELIGSDDPLTFMRSRCAAGHKALWHESWNGLPPKEFLSKLDPRLADLRDRLYTETFTSDLPAGKLSAEWAEKLGLNTDTVVAVGTFDAHAGAVGGEVTENTLVKVMGTSTCDIMVASYDAIGDNLVKGICGQVDGSVVPGTVGLEAGQSGFGDVLAWFKNLVVKPTAELIKDSQLLDDKQKEALIAEIDSQLLIKLSEEALKIPLKETAPIALDWVNGRRTPDANQGLKGALMGLSMGTDAARVFKALVESICFGSKKIVDRFREEGVQIDAVIGMGGVAKKSKLVMQTMADVLNMPIKIATSDQAPALGAAMYASVAAGVHPTTEAAIAAMTNGFDAVYEPIAENVKVYEKLYQQYADFGDFVEGKKSEALVN, from the coding sequence ATGAGTGAAAATTTTGTCATTGGCCTGGACTATGGTTCTGATTCTGTCAGGGCAGTGATTGTCAATACGGCAAACGGTGAAGTGAAGGCCAGTCATGTATTCTGGTATCCACGTTGGAAAGAAGGAAAATATTGCGATCCGGTGCACAACCAATTTCGCCAACACCCATTGGATCACCAGGAGGGTTTGGAAGAAACCATTACGCAAGTGGTAAAAGAGTCTGCTGTTCCTGCCTCTCAAATTAAAGGGATTTGTGTAGATACAACCGGCTCTTCACCCATGGCGGTGGATTCAAAGGGAAAGCCGTTGGCATTTACGCCTGCTTTTGCAGAAAACCCAAATGCCATGATGGTGCTTTGGAAAGACCATACTGCCATTAAAGAGGCCGATGAAATCAATGAGTTGGCGAGAACATGGGGAGGGGAAGATTACACCAAGTACGAAGGTGGAATTTATTCTTCAGAGTGGTTTTGGGCAAAGATACTGCATGTCATTAGAGAAGATGAGGCAGTGGCCAAGGCAGCTTACTCTTGGATGGAGCATTGTGATGTAATTACAGCCGAATTGATTGGTTCGGACGATCCATTGACCTTTATGAGAAGCAGATGTGCGGCGGGGCACAAAGCCTTATGGCATGAAAGCTGGAACGGATTGCCTCCCAAAGAGTTTCTGAGCAAATTGGATCCAAGGTTAGCTGACTTGAGGGACAGGCTCTATACCGAGACGTTTACTTCTGATCTACCAGCAGGGAAATTAAGTGCTGAATGGGCGGAGAAATTGGGCTTAAACACAGATACTGTGGTAGCTGTAGGAACTTTCGATGCCCATGCTGGAGCTGTTGGAGGAGAAGTGACCGAGAACACTTTGGTCAAAGTAATGGGAACTTCCACCTGTGATATCATGGTGGCTTCTTATGATGCTATTGGAGATAATTTGGTGAAGGGGATCTGCGGTCAAGTGGATGGCTCTGTAGTTCCCGGTACGGTTGGTTTGGAAGCGGGACAGTCTGGCTTTGGAGATGTCTTGGCTTGGTTCAAGAATTTGGTGGTAAAACCCACGGCAGAACTGATCAAAGACAGTCAATTATTAGACGATAAGCAAAAGGAAGCATTAATAGCTGAAATTGACAGCCAGTTGCTGATCAAACTATCTGAGGAAGCATTGAAAATCCCTTTAAAAGAAACTGCTCCTATAGCCTTGGATTGGGTAAATGGCAGAAGGACGCCTGATGCCAATCAAGGATTAAAAGGAGCTTTGATGGGATTGAGTATGGGAACAGACGCAGCGCGGGTATTCAAAGCGCTGGTAGAATCTATTTGCTTCGGGTCGAAAAAGATCGTTGACCGCTTCCGAGAGGAGGGGGTACAGATTGATGCTGTGATCGGTATGGGTGGAGTGGCGAAGAAATCCAAATTGGTCATGCAGACCATGGCGGATGTATTGAATATGCCAATCAAAATTGCCACATCTGATCAAGCTCCTGCTTTAGGGGCAGCCATGTATGCCTCCGTAGCTGCAGGGGTTCATCCCACCACCGAAGCAGCAATTGCTGCGATGACCAATGGGTTCGATGCAGTCTATGAGCCTATTGCGGAAAATGTAAAAGTGTACGAAAAATTGTATCAACAATATGCTGATTTTGGTGACTTCGTAGAAGGTAAAAAGTCAGAAGCTTTGGTCAATTAA
- a CDS encoding alpha-N-arabinofuranosidase → MKKTLLSGLFMGIFLLSGFAVLAQNKLVINADQGKTQISRHIYGHFSEHLGRCIYGGIWVGPDSEIENINGYRKDVFEALKNLDIPNLRWPGGCFADEYHWTDGIGPKSERPKMINTHWGGVTEDNSFGTHEFFGFVELLGTEPYITGNVGSGSVEEMSKWVEYINFDGVSPMADLRKKNGREEPWQIKYWGVGNESWGCGGNMTPEYYANEYRRYATFARDYPGARLYKIAGGANSTDYNWTEVLMQKIPLRMMDAMSLHYYTVPGSWGDKGSSTDFSKEEYLVTLEKAAFMDELLTRHETIMDKYDPRKRVKLIVDEWGTWYNVEPNTNPGFLYQQNTLRDAFVAAITLNTFNKHADRVHMANLAQTVNVLQALILTEEDKMLLTPTYHVFDLYKPHMDATLLPSFVQSDLVEAGNTKMEALNVSSSLSEDGTVNISIANIDPDKAIDLDVFLHGTDAKDVSGRYLTADALNAHNSFEEKEVVSIKDFEDYKWSKDVLKVKVPAKSVIVLRVK, encoded by the coding sequence ATGAAGAAAACATTACTTAGCGGACTTTTTATGGGGATATTCCTCCTATCTGGTTTCGCAGTATTGGCGCAAAACAAGCTGGTCATCAATGCAGATCAAGGAAAGACACAAATAAGCCGGCATATTTATGGTCACTTTAGCGAGCACCTAGGTCGTTGTATTTATGGAGGAATTTGGGTAGGGCCAGACTCGGAAATTGAAAATATCAATGGTTATAGAAAGGATGTTTTTGAAGCCCTCAAAAATCTGGATATCCCCAATTTAAGATGGCCTGGAGGCTGTTTTGCTGATGAGTACCATTGGACGGACGGCATTGGTCCGAAAAGTGAAAGACCAAAAATGATCAACACGCATTGGGGAGGCGTCACAGAAGACAACTCTTTCGGAACCCATGAATTTTTTGGATTTGTAGAACTTTTAGGAACTGAACCATATATCACTGGAAATGTCGGAAGCGGATCAGTAGAAGAAATGTCAAAATGGGTAGAATATATCAACTTCGATGGAGTAAGTCCAATGGCAGATTTACGAAAGAAGAATGGAAGAGAAGAGCCATGGCAGATCAAGTACTGGGGTGTGGGAAATGAAAGTTGGGGATGTGGTGGAAACATGACCCCCGAATACTATGCTAATGAATATCGGAGGTATGCTACATTTGCCAGAGATTATCCGGGAGCAAGGCTATATAAAATAGCAGGAGGGGCCAATTCTACCGATTACAATTGGACAGAAGTGCTGATGCAAAAGATCCCATTGCGCATGATGGATGCAATGTCTTTACATTATTACACGGTTCCGGGTAGCTGGGGTGATAAAGGATCTTCTACAGACTTTTCAAAAGAAGAGTATCTAGTGACCCTAGAAAAAGCTGCATTTATGGATGAACTGTTGACACGTCATGAGACCATCATGGATAAATATGATCCAAGAAAAAGAGTAAAGTTGATCGTGGATGAATGGGGGACTTGGTATAATGTAGAACCTAACACGAACCCTGGCTTTTTGTACCAACAAAATACTTTAAGGGATGCCTTTGTAGCGGCCATTACCCTTAACACATTCAACAAACATGCTGATCGAGTACATATGGCTAACTTGGCCCAAACGGTTAATGTATTGCAGGCTTTGATCCTGACCGAGGAAGATAAGATGTTGCTTACCCCGACTTATCACGTTTTTGATCTTTATAAGCCACACATGGACGCTACGCTATTGCCTAGCTTCGTTCAGTCCGATCTGGTGGAAGCTGGAAATACCAAGATGGAAGCCTTGAATGTTTCCTCTTCACTTTCCGAAGATGGAACAGTAAATATCAGCATTGCAAACATAGACCCGGACAAGGCCATAGATTTGGATGTATTCCTTCATGGGACAGATGCCAAAGACGTAAGCGGTAGGTATTTAACTGCTGATGCGCTCAATGCCCATAATTCCTTCGAGGAAAAAGAAGTAGTGAGCATCAAGGATTTTGAAGACTATAAATGGAGTAAGGATGTACTTAAAGTAAAAGTACCAGCAAAGTCCGTGATAGTACTTCGTGTAAAATAG
- a CDS encoding arabinan endo-1,5-alpha-L-arabinosidase, giving the protein MKSIILAVTLTLGAILSLMAQTISVHDPVMIKEGDTYYLFCTGRGIAVWASDDMENWERQDAVFPEPPTWAKEVVPDFRNHIWAPDISYHQGKYYLYYSVSSFAKNTSAIGLATNKTLDSDSPDFKWIDHGIVIESVPGRDMWNAIDPNIITDEEGDNWMTFGSFWEGLKLVRLSEDLLSVQNGPEDWYTLVRRKRTFELDERDPGDAAAEAPFIFKKNGYYYLFVSFDLCCRGEKSTYKMVVGRSKNIKGPYLDREGISMYNGGGSLLLEGNDNWYGVGHNSTYTFGDKDYLVFHGYDAQENGRPRLFIKSISWDDEGWPMVSIN; this is encoded by the coding sequence ATGAAAAGTATTATTTTAGCGGTGACATTGACCTTGGGGGCAATTCTCAGCTTGATGGCTCAGACAATTTCAGTACACGACCCAGTGATGATCAAAGAAGGTGATACCTATTATCTTTTCTGTACAGGTAGAGGAATAGCGGTTTGGGCTTCTGACGATATGGAGAATTGGGAAAGGCAGGATGCTGTTTTTCCAGAGCCTCCTACTTGGGCTAAGGAGGTGGTGCCAGATTTTAGAAATCACATTTGGGCTCCAGACATTTCCTATCACCAAGGTAAGTATTACTTATACTATTCTGTTTCTTCATTTGCAAAAAACACATCAGCGATTGGTTTAGCCACCAATAAGACCCTTGATTCTGATTCTCCTGATTTCAAATGGATCGATCATGGGATTGTAATTGAAAGTGTGCCGGGTCGTGATATGTGGAATGCTATTGACCCTAATATCATTACTGACGAGGAAGGAGATAACTGGATGACCTTTGGCTCTTTTTGGGAAGGTTTAAAGTTAGTAAGGCTGAGTGAAGACTTACTTTCAGTGCAGAATGGGCCGGAGGATTGGTATACTTTGGTCAGGAGAAAAAGAACTTTTGAGTTGGATGAAAGGGATCCGGGTGATGCAGCAGCAGAAGCTCCCTTTATCTTTAAAAAAAATGGTTATTATTACCTCTTCGTATCATTTGATCTATGCTGTAGAGGTGAAAAGAGTACCTATAAAATGGTGGTAGGAAGATCAAAAAACATCAAAGGACCTTATTTGGATAGAGAGGGGATAAGTATGTATAATGGTGGAGGATCACTTTTGTTGGAGGGGAATGATAACTGGTATGGTGTGGGACACAATTCAACCTATACTTTTGGAGACAAAGACTACTTGGTTTTTCATGGCTATGATGCACAGGAAAATGGTCGTCCACGGTTATTTATCAAGTCCATTTCTTGGGATGATGAGGGCTGGCCTATGGTTTCTATTAATTGA
- a CDS encoding DUF3823 domain-containing protein: MKLNIIKSFLLLFLGFAAISCDYDNFEEPKSTLSGRIVYEGEPLGLRSQGVQLELWQHGYDLFQKIPVYVSQDGTFSAVLFDGDYKMTLIRGNGPWLDRTDSIDVQVRGSQMIDVEVDPFYTVSTPSFSVNGNTMTVGFTVNGVNTNNALEFAGIYMGRTSLTDAVRNEGNFIVAGGDISLGTPVSVDVEIPAGLAGRSDLYVRVGLKTVGIQEQLYSQVENIGL, translated from the coding sequence ATGAAATTGAATATAATAAAATCATTCCTTCTGCTTTTCTTGGGCTTCGCGGCCATTAGCTGCGATTATGATAACTTCGAAGAGCCTAAGTCCACCTTGAGCGGAAGAATAGTATATGAAGGAGAGCCTTTGGGCTTAAGAAGTCAAGGTGTTCAGTTGGAACTTTGGCAGCATGGGTATGACCTGTTTCAGAAAATCCCGGTTTATGTGTCTCAGGACGGTACTTTTTCAGCTGTTTTGTTTGACGGCGACTACAAAATGACCCTTATCCGAGGCAATGGTCCTTGGCTGGACAGGACGGATTCCATTGATGTGCAAGTGAGAGGTTCCCAAATGATTGATGTGGAAGTGGATCCATTTTATACTGTTTCGACTCCAAGCTTTTCAGTAAATGGAAATACAATGACTGTGGGCTTTACTGTCAATGGTGTCAATACCAATAATGCCTTAGAATTTGCTGGAATCTACATGGGTAGAACATCTCTTACCGATGCGGTGAGAAATGAAGGCAATTTTATTGTAGCGGGAGGTGACATTAGCTTGGGAACGCCGGTAAGTGTGGATGTAGAAATTCCTGCTGGCTTAGCTGGGAGAAGTGACCTTTATGTTAGGGTAGGACTTAAGACGGTAGGTATCCAAGAGCAATTATATTCTCAAGTAGAGAATATTGGGTTATGA